From one Streptococcus pneumoniae genomic stretch:
- the recG gene encoding ATP-dependent DNA helicase RecG codes for MNLHQPLTVLSGVGPKSAEKYLKLGIATLEDLLLYFPFRYEDFQTKNVLELEDGEKAVITGEVTTPANVQYYGFKRNRLRFSIKQGEAVLAINFFNQPYLADKIELGQTIAVFGKWDKKKASLTGMKLLAQVADDLQPVYRVAQGISQANLVKIIKKAFDEGLDLLLEENLPESLLERYQLMRRTQAVRAMHFPKDLAEYKQAIRRMKFEELLYFQLQLQVLKSQTKDEGNGLVLAWDEEQLHEKKAALPFALTAAQETSLSEILADMRSSSHMNRLLQGDVGSGKTVVAALAMYAAYTASFQSALMVPTEILAEQHAESLRELFPDLNLVLLTGSMKAAEKREALSAIATGEAELIVGTHALIQEGVDYQKLGLIIIDEQHRFGVGQRRVLREKGQNPDVLMMTATPIPRTLAITAFGDMDVSIIDQMPAGRKPIVTRWVKHEQMPVVLDWLLKELQKGSQAYVISPLIEESEALDLKNALALEEELKAYFGDKARIALLHGKMKSEEKDLIMQDFKEKKTDLLVSTTVIEVGVNVPNATVMMIMDADRFGLSQLHQLRGRVGRGDKQSYAILVANPKTESAQQRMKIMTETTNGFILAEEDLKMRGSGEIFGTRQSGIPEFQVANLLEDYPILEEARKVAASVVATPQWQEDPEWQILALNVKKKEHLD; via the coding sequence ATGAATTTACACCAACCTTTGACGGTGCTTTCAGGTGTGGGACCTAAGTCAGCTGAGAAATATTTAAAATTAGGCATTGCGACCTTAGAGGATTTATTACTCTACTTTCCTTTTCGGTATGAGGATTTTCAGACAAAGAATGTGCTGGAGTTAGAAGATGGTGAGAAGGCAGTGATTACAGGCGAGGTCACAACGCCTGCTAATGTCCAATATTACGGCTTTAAGCGAAATCGCCTGCGTTTTTCCATCAAGCAAGGTGAAGCCGTTCTTGCGATCAATTTTTTCAACCAGCCCTACTTAGCAGACAAGATTGAGCTGGGGCAGACGATTGCTGTCTTTGGAAAATGGGATAAGAAAAAAGCGAGCTTAACAGGGATGAAGCTTTTGGCGCAGGTAGCAGATGATTTGCAGCCGGTTTATCGTGTGGCGCAAGGCATCAGTCAAGCCAATCTTGTCAAAATCATCAAGAAAGCCTTTGATGAGGGGCTAGATCTCTTGCTTGAGGAAAATCTACCAGAGTCTTTGTTAGAGCGCTACCAGCTGATGAGGCGAACTCAAGCCGTGCGCGCTATGCATTTTCCCAAGGATTTGGCAGAGTATAAGCAGGCGATTCGGCGCATGAAGTTTGAAGAGCTTCTCTATTTTCAGTTGCAATTACAAGTCTTAAAATCCCAGACCAAGGATGAGGGAAATGGACTTGTTTTGGCTTGGGATGAAGAGCAGTTACATGAGAAAAAAGCTGCCCTACCGTTTGCATTGACAGCAGCACAGGAGACTAGCCTTTCGGAGATTTTGGCAGACATGCGCTCAAGCTCCCACATGAATCGTCTCTTGCAGGGGGATGTGGGAAGTGGAAAAACAGTTGTAGCAGCACTTGCTATGTATGCGGCTTATACGGCGAGTTTTCAGTCAGCTCTCATGGTTCCAACAGAAATCTTGGCTGAGCAGCATGCAGAAAGTTTGAGAGAATTATTTCCAGACTTAAACTTGGTTCTCTTAACAGGCAGTATGAAGGCTGCGGAGAAAAGAGAGGCTCTTTCAGCGATTGCGACTGGGGAGGCGGAGTTAATCGTGGGAACTCATGCTCTTATCCAAGAAGGAGTGGACTATCAGAAACTCGGCTTGATTATCATTGATGAGCAACATCGTTTTGGAGTGGGACAACGGCGGGTTTTACGGGAAAAAGGTCAAAATCCTGATGTGCTTATGATGACAGCAACCCCCATTCCACGGACTTTGGCGATTACGGCTTTTGGGGATATGGATGTCTCTATCATTGACCAAATGCCTGCTGGGCGCAAACCCATTGTCACACGGTGGGTCAAACACGAGCAGATGCCAGTAGTCCTTGACTGGCTTTTAAAAGAGCTTCAAAAAGGCTCGCAAGCCTATGTCATCTCACCCTTGATTGAGGAGTCAGAAGCCCTCGATTTGAAAAATGCTCTGGCTTTGGAGGAGGAGTTAAAAGCCTATTTTGGCGATAAAGCGCGCATTGCCTTGCTACATGGCAAGATGAAAAGCGAAGAGAAAGATCTGATTATGCAAGACTTTAAGGAGAAAAAGACGGATCTTTTGGTATCCACCACAGTCATTGAAGTTGGGGTCAATGTGCCCAATGCGACGGTCATGATGATTATGGATGCTGACCGTTTTGGACTGAGCCAGCTCCATCAGCTTCGAGGTCGAGTGGGGCGTGGAGATAAGCAATCCTATGCTATTTTAGTCGCCAATCCTAAGACAGAATCAGCTCAACAACGCATGAAAATCATGACAGAGACAACTAATGGATTTATCCTTGCAGAAGAGGATTTGAAAATGCGAGGATCTGGAGAAATCTTTGGCACCAGACAATCAGGTATCCCAGAATTTCAAGTAGCAAATCTCCTTGAGGACTATCCGATCTTAGAAGAAGCAAGAAAGGTCGCTGCAAGCGTGGTTGCTACTCCTCAATGGCAAGAAGATCCCGAGTGGCAGATTTTAGCCCTAAATGTGAAGAAAAAGGAACATTTGGATTAA
- a CDS encoding histidine phosphatase family protein, whose product MAKTRLYLVRHGKTMFNTIGRAQGWSDTPLTAEGERGIHELGIGLRESGLNFDLAFSSDSGRTIQTMGIILEELGLIGKIPYQYDKRIREWCFGSFDGAYDGELFMGLIPRVFHVDHVHQLSYAELAEGLVEVDTAGWAESWETLSGRILEGFTAIAKAVEEQGGGNAIVVSHGMTIGTFAWLIDHTTPRGLGLQNGSVTVVDYEDGVFSIDRIGDMSYREIGARVLEEAGE is encoded by the coding sequence ATGGCAAAAACAAGATTGTATCTGGTGCGTCATGGAAAAACCATGTTTAATACCATCGGTCGGGCGCAAGGTTGGAGTGACACTCCGCTGACAGCAGAGGGGGAGCGAGGTATTCATGAGTTAGGAATTGGGTTGCGAGAGTCTGGTTTAAACTTTGATTTAGCCTTTTCAAGTGACAGTGGTCGGACGATTCAGACCATGGGGATTATTTTAGAAGAGCTGGGCTTGATAGGAAAGATTCCTTATCAGTATGACAAGCGGATTCGGGAGTGGTGCTTTGGTAGTTTTGATGGTGCCTATGATGGAGAGTTGTTCATGGGCTTGATTCCGCGCGTGTTTCATGTAGATCATGTGCACCAGCTGAGCTATGCAGAGCTTGCGGAAGGTTTGGTAGAGGTCGATACGGCTGGCTGGGCAGAATCGTGGGAAACCTTGAGTGGTCGGATTTTAGAAGGCTTTACTGCCATTGCAAAAGCCGTGGAAGAACAAGGTGGAGGCAATGCCATTGTTGTGAGCCACGGTATGACGATTGGGACCTTTGCTTGGTTGATTGACCATACAACGCCTCGTGGTCTTGGTTTGCAAAATGGTAGTGTGACCGTAGTGGACTATGAAGATGGTGTCTTTAGCATTGATCGTATCGGTGATATGTCCTATCGAGAAATAGGGGCTAGAGTACTGGAGGAAGCTGGTGAATAA
- a CDS encoding DUF2207 domain-containing protein: protein MKKWFIRSLFLLFLFVNPSVLADDLQVSAYHIDVSVQQNGDLAVSEEMTFQADRHYNGVYYHLDKQETEGTYTQVTDISASEKTDQGEQVLTESSSGQEQTYQLSDTGSYLKFKLFLPLDANARTVLLRYTLKSSVINYLDVAEINRKFVGQGWDIDQENIRIHIRFPKALSADTLKAWGHASDQGEVRIDPDYKGVTFTSPRNQSGDFIETRVLFSPDVTADNPNRVSEKAWDRIAQEEGQRAYERLRHQKEIEEEKKQAHTLSISLLPIMGTTLLGVYFFVHRPYKRWTEKLPLVPEHLFDIPRDISPAVMHITVFKKLDGADMGATLLDLVRKKKVALDSLTNDSGFTLLSRENLLPHEEVLISLLFDKISSNQSWVTLSQIKRYAKKHPSSYANRIEDFRKAARNQAPHYTDQDTRFSAIYTWISSSIAVLALLASLWTLRLSMDFFPYTMIVLVFGIFIFLSNRFFSKRRTLEEEYEYRQWKAFKQMLIDISRLDTADIAAVTIWDHILVYAVSLGVAKNVIHRLKEVFPEGLPDTDWNTDYQRFIYNTAFFHQFNNSFQQSYETATSINASGSGGGFSGGSSGGFGGGSGGGGF from the coding sequence ATGAAAAAATGGTTCATTCGCTCTCTCTTTCTCCTATTCCTCTTTGTAAATCCTTCTGTTTTAGCAGATGATTTACAAGTGAGTGCTTATCATATTGATGTTTCCGTGCAGCAAAATGGCGATTTGGCTGTCAGTGAAGAAATGACTTTTCAAGCAGACCGTCATTATAACGGTGTTTACTATCATTTAGACAAGCAGGAAACCGAGGGAACATACACCCAGGTAACGGATATTTCTGCAAGTGAGAAGACAGATCAAGGCGAGCAAGTGCTCACCGAATCAAGTAGCGGTCAGGAGCAAACCTATCAGCTTTCAGATACTGGTTCCTATCTGAAGTTTAAATTATTTTTGCCACTTGATGCGAATGCTCGCACCGTACTTCTTCGCTATACGCTCAAGAGCTCCGTTATCAATTATCTTGATGTAGCGGAAATCAATCGAAAATTCGTAGGTCAGGGCTGGGATATTGACCAAGAAAATATCCGAATCCATATCCGTTTTCCCAAAGCTCTATCAGCGGATACACTCAAGGCTTGGGGGCATGCGAGTGACCAAGGAGAGGTCCGCATTGATCCAGATTACAAAGGAGTGACCTTTACCAGTCCACGCAATCAATCTGGTGATTTCATCGAAACAAGAGTACTCTTTTCACCAGATGTCACAGCGGACAATCCAAATCGTGTGTCAGAAAAAGCTTGGGATCGTATCGCCCAAGAAGAGGGACAACGTGCCTACGAACGATTGCGCCATCAAAAAGAAATCGAGGAAGAAAAAAAGCAAGCTCATACCCTGTCTATCAGCCTATTGCCAATCATGGGAACGACCTTACTGGGTGTCTATTTCTTTGTCCATAGACCCTATAAAAGATGGACAGAAAAACTACCACTGGTTCCTGAGCATCTATTTGATATTCCACGAGACATCTCGCCTGCGGTTATGCATATCACCGTCTTTAAAAAACTAGATGGTGCTGACATGGGGGCTACTTTGCTTGATTTAGTCCGCAAGAAAAAGGTCGCTTTAGACAGCTTGACAAACGATTCTGGCTTTACACTTCTTTCACGAGAAAATCTTCTCCCTCATGAAGAAGTGCTCATCTCTCTCCTATTTGATAAGATTAGCTCAAATCAATCTTGGGTTACACTTAGTCAAATCAAACGCTACGCTAAAAAACATCCTAGCAGCTATGCCAATCGGATTGAAGACTTCAGAAAAGCTGCACGAAATCAAGCACCACATTACACAGATCAGGATACTCGCTTTTCTGCGATTTATACATGGATTTCAAGTAGTATTGCAGTCCTTGCCCTGCTTGCTAGTCTTTGGACCTTAAGGTTGTCTATGGACTTCTTCCCCTATACCATGATCGTCTTAGTATTTGGCATCTTCATCTTCCTATCTAATCGATTCTTTTCCAAACGTCGAACTCTTGAGGAAGAATACGAATATCGGCAATGGAAAGCTTTTAAGCAGATGCTCATAGATATTAGTCGACTGGACACCGCTGACATCGCAGCAGTCACGATTTGGGACCATATCTTAGTCTATGCTGTATCACTCGGTGTCGCTAAAAACGTTATCCACAGACTAAAAGAGGTCTTTCCAGAAGGTCTGCCAGATACAGACTGGAACACCGATTACCAGAGATTTATTTATAACACTGCCTTTTTCCACCAGTTTAATAACTCCTTCCAACAATCCTATGAAACCGCAACTTCTATCAATGCAAGCGGCAGCGGTGGGGGATTTAGCGGAGGTAGTTCAGGTGGCTTTGGAGGAGGATCTGGCGGCGGTGGATTTTAA
- a CDS encoding M15 family metallopeptidase has protein sequence MNKKIRRVVQLCSLLLLIALIALVLFFDPNWLNPASQNTESKQSEQSVLQVMTEKKEALPKVSRDDWNLILVNRSHPTDVNPSKLAKLEDIEVDSRIEQAIKDFLAAIRQIEPEETLISGYRSKEEQTELYHEAVELAEMDGLSHEEAEELVGHQIQIPGASEHQTGLALDISVPSGQSDELAEQISSLAPDFGFVLRYPKDKSDITGVDFENWHYRYVGKDSARYMADHNLVLEEYIELLEKAGQ, from the coding sequence GTGAATAAGAAGATACGAAGAGTAGTACAGCTTTGCTCGCTTCTACTATTGATAGCCTTGATAGCTTTAGTTCTATTTTTTGATCCAAATTGGTTGAATCCTGCATCTCAAAATACAGAATCGAAGCAATCCGAGCAGTCTGTCTTACAAGTGATGACAGAGAAAAAAGAAGCCTTGCCAAAGGTATCAAGAGATGACTGGAACTTGATTTTGGTCAATCGTAGTCACCCGACAGATGTCAATCCTTCTAAGCTAGCTAAGTTAGAGGATATTGAGGTAGATAGTCGGATTGAGCAAGCGATTAAAGACTTTTTAGCGGCTATACGCCAGATTGAGCCAGAGGAGACCTTGATTTCTGGCTATCGGAGTAAGGAAGAGCAGACGGAACTTTATCATGAAGCAGTTGAGTTGGCAGAGATGGACGGTCTGTCGCACGAAGAGGCTGAAGAATTAGTAGGGCACCAAATCCAAATTCCTGGGGCGAGTGAACATCAGACAGGTCTTGCCTTGGATATTAGTGTGCCAAGTGGTCAGTCAGATGAGTTAGCAGAACAAATCTCAAGCCTAGCTCCTGATTTTGGCTTTGTCCTTCGCTATCCAAAGGACAAGAGTGATATTACAGGAGTGGATTTTGAAAATTGGCACTATCGCTATGTTGGTAAAGACTCGGCTCGCTATATGGCTGATCATAATCTCGTCTTAGAAGAATACATCGAGCTTTTGGAAAAAGCTGGTCAGTAA
- a CDS encoding DUF2812 domain-containing protein yields the protein MTDFEKNEAYLTAMHCKGWKLKEVKYRCLYIFESCEPADVVYRLDFKPQLGESESAYYQMYEDYGWERVFICNNFVCFRKAVVEGENMEIYSDNQTKLEMIGRIFKRRFVVFIPLMLIVFKNAIHPRYIDDPLLWFWRMLALAYLLILIYCGIGFYTLRKRYKKEK from the coding sequence ATTACTGATTTCGAAAAAAATGAGGCATATTTGACGGCGATGCACTGCAAGGGCTGGAAATTAAAGGAAGTGAAATATAGATGTTTATACATATTTGAGTCTTGCGAGCCAGCAGATGTGGTTTATCGGCTTGACTTCAAACCCCAATTAGGAGAGAGTGAGTCTGCCTATTATCAGATGTACGAAGACTATGGCTGGGAGCGTGTCTTTATCTGTAACAATTTCGTTTGCTTCCGAAAAGCAGTCGTAGAGGGAGAGAACATGGAGATTTATAGTGACAATCAGACCAAACTTGAGATGATTGGACGGATCTTCAAAAGGCGATTTGTAGTGTTCATACCGTTGATGCTCATTGTCTTTAAAAATGCCATTCATCCACGCTACATAGATGATCCTTTGTTATGGTTCTGGAGAATGTTGGCACTTGCCTATCTATTGATTTTGATTTATTGCGGAATTGGATTTTATACATTGAGAAAACGGTATAAAAAGGAGAAATGA
- a CDS encoding 3-deoxy-7-phosphoheptulonate synthase, which translates to MTFKALSQPINVEEVRSNYKLEGALLQRKEERDAELNAIIRGEDDRILLVIGPCSSDNEEAVLEYAKRLAALQEAVKDRIFMVMRVYTAKPRTNGDGYKGLIHQPNATAAPSLINGINAVRKLHYRVITETGMTTADEMLYPENLPLVDDLISYMAVGARSVEDQQHRFVASGADLVTGLKNPTSGNLNVMFNGIYAAQNKQSFLFGNTEVETSGNPYAHAILRGALNEYGKNIPNYYYDNLLDTIAQYEKMGLENPFIIIDTNHDNSGKQYFEQVRIVRQTLINRDWNEKINRYVRGFMIESYLEDGRQDEPEVFGKSITDPCLGWDNTEQLVREIYETLGK; encoded by the coding sequence ATGACATTTAAAGCCTTAAGTCAGCCGATCAATGTAGAAGAAGTACGAAGCAACTATAAGTTAGAAGGTGCTTTACTGCAGCGAAAAGAAGAACGAGATGCCGAATTGAATGCCATTATTCGTGGGGAAGATGACCGTATTTTATTGGTCATCGGTCCCTGCTCATCTGATAATGAAGAAGCTGTTTTGGAGTACGCCAAGCGTTTAGCGGCGCTCCAAGAAGCGGTCAAGGACCGTATTTTCATGGTGATGCGAGTCTATACAGCTAAGCCACGAACCAATGGTGATGGCTATAAGGGCTTGATTCATCAGCCTAATGCGACAGCAGCACCAAGTTTGATCAATGGGATCAATGCGGTGCGTAAACTCCATTATCGTGTCATTACAGAGACAGGTATGACGACAGCTGATGAAATGCTCTATCCAGAAAACCTTCCTTTGGTGGATGATTTGATTTCGTATATGGCGGTAGGAGCTCGTTCGGTGGAAGATCAGCAACACCGCTTTGTAGCAAGTGGAGCAGACTTGGTGACAGGACTGAAAAATCCGACATCAGGTAATCTAAATGTTATGTTTAATGGCATTTATGCAGCGCAAAACAAACAAAGCTTCCTCTTTGGGAATACCGAAGTGGAAACGTCTGGGAATCCTTATGCCCATGCGATTTTGCGTGGTGCTCTAAATGAATATGGGAAAAATATTCCCAACTACTACTATGATAATTTACTAGACACCATCGCCCAGTATGAGAAGATGGGTCTTGAAAATCCATTTATTATCATTGATACCAATCATGATAATTCTGGAAAACAATATTTTGAACAAGTGCGAATTGTGCGTCAGACCTTGATTAACCGTGATTGGAATGAAAAAATCAATCGTTATGTTCGAGGTTTTATGATTGAATCCTACCTCGAAGATGGTCGTCAAGATGAGCCAGAAGTCTTTGGTAAGTCCATCACAGATCCTTGCTTGGGTTGGGACAATACAGAGCAGCTTGTTCGTGAAATCTATGAAACACTAGGGAAGTAA
- the alr gene encoding alanine racemase, translated as MKVSPHRPTRAVVDVAAISYNVEQVAAHIPKDVEKWAVVKANAYGHGAVTVARALEPQVNGFCVSNIDEALELREAGLTRDILVLGVSSVDSVALAMKENIILTVASLEWLDLLKESQQDVTGLRVHMKVDSGMGRIGFRQARAINQAIADLKAAGSLVEGIFTHFATADEANDDYFNEQLTTFKDILAQMTDCPAMVHASNSATSLWHRETIFNAVRLGVVLYGLNPSGTTLNLPYTLRPALQLETEIVHLKKVEKGSHIGYGATYEALEEEWIATLPIGYADGWTRDMQGFEVLVEGEKYPIVGRVSMDQTTIALSHPYPLGTKVVLIGVSGTQEVSATDVAAYRETINYEVVCLLSDRIPRIYRELNKD; from the coding sequence ATGAAAGTTAGTCCACATAGACCGACTAGAGCGGTTGTTGATGTAGCAGCCATTTCTTATAATGTCGAACAAGTAGCTGCTCATATCCCGAAAGATGTGGAGAAATGGGCGGTGGTTAAGGCAAATGCTTATGGACACGGAGCGGTAACAGTCGCTCGTGCTCTGGAACCACAGGTCAATGGCTTTTGTGTGTCCAATATCGATGAAGCTTTAGAATTGCGAGAAGCAGGTTTGACACGCGATATATTGGTCTTAGGGGTGTCTTCTGTGGATAGCGTCGCGCTAGCTATGAAAGAGAATATTATTCTCACCGTTGCAAGCTTAGAGTGGCTTGATTTGCTCAAGGAATCACAGCAAGATGTGACTGGCTTGCGAGTGCATATGAAGGTGGACTCTGGTATGGGGCGAATCGGCTTTAGACAGGCTAGAGCAATCAACCAAGCCATTGCAGACTTAAAAGCAGCTGGTAGCCTTGTAGAAGGGATTTTTACCCATTTTGCGACTGCTGATGAAGCAAATGATGATTACTTTAATGAGCAATTAACCACATTTAAGGACATCTTAGCACAAATGACAGATTGCCCTGCTATGGTGCATGCCAGCAATTCTGCGACAAGTCTCTGGCATAGAGAGACGATTTTTAATGCCGTACGTCTGGGAGTGGTGCTCTATGGGTTAAATCCGAGTGGGACGACTTTGAACTTACCTTACACGCTTCGTCCGGCTTTGCAATTAGAGACAGAAATCGTACATCTCAAAAAGGTGGAAAAAGGTTCTCATATTGGTTACGGTGCAACCTATGAAGCGCTTGAGGAGGAGTGGATTGCGACTTTGCCGATTGGCTATGCGGATGGGTGGACGCGTGATATGCAAGGATTTGAGGTCTTGGTTGAGGGGGAGAAGTATCCGATTGTTGGGCGAGTGTCCATGGATCAGACGACTATTGCGCTGTCTCATCCCTATCCACTGGGGACCAAGGTGGTCTTGATTGGTGTAAGTGGCACTCAGGAAGTGTCAGCAACAGATGTGGCAGCTTATCGAGAAACGATTAACTATGAGGTGGTGTGCTTGTTGAGTGATCGCATTCCTCGGATATATAGAGAATTGAATAAAGATTAG
- a CDS encoding DUF2812 domain-containing protein, producing the protein MEKKVRVWKSLEKQEDYLRHMHKQGWALVRHARWTGTLIFESCEKEDVVYRCDYFHEGYVTEGYLNIYRDMGWEFVCQSGFNVVFRKKVADAQHPSELDLYSDVDSRFEVQKQRIRSMHVVAMIGLAWVGSSLIMNILSRGWTLKRFVTTLFFSVFYLVLEGVYRYRLSRLVKEMEDEKGM; encoded by the coding sequence ATGGAAAAGAAAGTACGGGTTTGGAAGAGCTTAGAAAAGCAAGAAGACTACTTACGTCACATGCATAAACAGGGTTGGGCTTTGGTTCGCCATGCTAGATGGACAGGAACTTTGATTTTTGAGTCTTGTGAGAAAGAAGACGTGGTATATCGGTGTGATTATTTTCATGAAGGCTATGTGACCGAGGGCTATCTCAATATCTACCGAGATATGGGCTGGGAGTTTGTCTGTCAATCTGGCTTTAATGTCGTATTTCGCAAGAAAGTAGCAGATGCGCAACATCCGTCAGAGTTGGACTTGTATAGTGATGTGGATTCGCGTTTTGAAGTTCAAAAACAGCGGATAAGATCCATGCATGTGGTCGCTATGATAGGCCTAGCTTGGGTAGGTTCTAGTCTGATCATGAACATCCTTAGTAGGGGATGGACTCTAAAGCGTTTCGTTACAACTTTGTTCTTTTCTGTTTTCTACCTTGTTTTGGAAGGTGTTTATCGTTATCGCTTAAGTCGACTCGTAAAGGAGATGGAAGATGAAAAAGGAATGTAA
- the acpS gene encoding holo-ACP synthase, with protein sequence MIKGHGIDVEEISSIQRAYERNARFADKVLTAHEKERFDGLSGKRKFEYLAGRWAAKEAFSKAWGTGLVTRQLGFQDLEILQNQDGAPIFTKSPFQGRIWVSISHAGNMVTASVILEEENES encoded by the coding sequence ATGATAAAAGGACATGGGATTGATGTGGAGGAGATTTCCTCCATTCAGAGGGCATACGAGCGCAATGCACGCTTTGCAGATAAGGTCTTGACTGCACATGAAAAAGAGCGATTTGATGGGCTGTCAGGTAAGAGGAAATTTGAATATTTGGCAGGGCGCTGGGCTGCAAAGGAAGCTTTTTCCAAGGCTTGGGGAACGGGTCTTGTGACTCGCCAGCTAGGATTTCAGGACTTGGAAATTTTGCAAAACCAAGACGGTGCACCTATCTTTACCAAGTCTCCTTTTCAAGGGAGGATTTGGGTGTCGATTAGCCATGCTGGAAATATGGTGACAGCGAGTGTGATTTTGGAGGAAGAAAATGAAAGTTAG
- a CDS encoding PadR family transcriptional regulator codes for MDEKLRRIYMPMTETGFYILFCLQKERHGYSITQKVKEMTDGELLISPGTMYGTLSKMERDGLIVFVREEQKRRIYRATEIGREILDLEKKRIERLYRNSQEVDD; via the coding sequence ATGGATGAAAAATTACGGCGCATTTATATGCCCATGACAGAAACGGGCTTTTACATCCTTTTTTGTCTGCAAAAGGAACGACATGGATACAGTATTACCCAAAAAGTAAAGGAGATGACAGACGGGGAGCTCCTCATCAGCCCTGGGACCATGTATGGGACTTTATCAAAAATGGAGCGAGATGGCTTGATTGTCTTTGTCCGTGAGGAGCAAAAACGCAGGATTTATCGTGCCACAGAGATTGGGCGAGAGATTTTAGATTTGGAGAAGAAGCGGATTGAGCGCTTGTACCGCAATAGTCAGGAGGTTGATGACTGA
- a CDS encoding 3-deoxy-7-phosphoheptulonate synthase: protein MVFIEKGQQIDIEEIKSVSRLSDEALAKKVARDEELAAIIRGEDDRILLVIGPCSSDNEEAVLEYAKRLAALQEKVKDKIFMVMRVYTAKPRTNGDGYKGLVHQPDTSKAPSLINGILAVRQLHYRVITETGLTTADEMLYPSNLVLVDDLVSYHAIGARSVEDQEHRFVASGIDAPVGMKNPTSGNMGVMFNAVYAAQNKQSFLYHAQEVETSGNPLSHVILRGATNEYGKNVPNFYYENLLDAIERYEKMELENPFIIIDTNHDNSGKQYLEQVRIIRQVLINRDWNPKIKKAVRGFMIESYLEDGRQDQPEVFGKSITDPCLGWENTEQLIMEIYQTVE from the coding sequence ATGGTATTTATTGAAAAAGGTCAACAAATTGATATTGAAGAGATTAAATCCGTTAGTCGGCTTTCGGATGAAGCTCTTGCAAAAAAAGTAGCACGTGATGAGGAGTTAGCAGCTATTATCCGCGGAGAAGATGATCGTATTCTTTTGGTGATTGGTCCTTGTTCGTCTGATAATGAAGAAGCTGTTTTGGAGTATGCCAAGCGCTTGGCTGCTCTTCAAGAGAAAGTAAAAGATAAGATCTTTATGGTGATGCGGGTCTATACGGCAAAACCACGGACTAATGGTGATGGCTATAAAGGCTTGGTGCATCAGCCGGATACTTCAAAAGCACCGAGCTTGATCAATGGGATTTTGGCGGTTCGTCAGCTTCACTATCGTGTCATCACAGAGACAGGTTTAACGACAGCTGATGAGATGCTTTATCCGTCTAATCTGGTCTTGGTAGATGATTTGGTTAGCTACCATGCGATTGGGGCCCGTTCAGTGGAAGATCAAGAGCATCGTTTTGTAGCGTCAGGAATTGACGCTCCAGTCGGTATGAAAAATCCTACCTCTGGAAATATGGGTGTGATGTTTAATGCTGTCTATGCAGCACAAAATAAGCAAAGTTTCTTGTACCATGCACAGGAAGTAGAAACTTCTGGAAATCCATTGAGCCATGTTATCTTGCGTGGCGCTACCAATGAATACGGCAAAAATGTGCCAAACTTCTACTACGAAAATCTCTTGGATGCGATTGAGCGTTATGAGAAGATGGAGCTTGAAAATCCTTTCATTATCATTGATACCAATCATGATAATTCAGGCAAGCAATATTTGGAGCAGGTGCGGATTATTCGTCAAGTCTTGATCAATCGTGACTGGAATCCGAAAATCAAGAAAGCGGTTCGTGGGTTTATGATTGAGTCTTATTTGGAAGATGGTCGTCAAGACCAGCCAGAAGTCTTTGGAAAATCCATTACAGACCCTTGCTTGGGCTGGGAGAATACCGAGCAGCTGATCATGGAAATCTATCAAACAGTAGAGTAA